From Plasmodium brasilianum strain Bolivian I chromosome 3, whole genome shotgun sequence, the proteins below share one genomic window:
- a CDS encoding hypothetical protein (conserved Plasmodium protein) translates to MDKHSLGYEHADHRGSSKYVSNENVSLISGVNTRVCSTRSSGSKSGSSSSSCIVVDGTVFKNHNERETEFIRSFVHPVYQCDGKDVQYDNGKMEEDKGKNTNYNHNSSHGICNTIDICSTRGIYNKHDLGEARAVAESDNNSSIPHSRKPEEDHKSTNNFENVEVSTNEKLSYFPVNANDVREKDKDKEKRRNGSDDYIPNPPCNSTSNNEDTSNNCADKSNRKVDQPECRNKSNFVIIKKLCSPLTNVDRDIMVQNKYTIDMNDQEGDNLSMLSNNECGKNNSTYENCYNFNSNNTSDAPSDNNQGSKNVVDSFSMILNPQNDITEHDETHCSNSTTTTAATTTTATTTTTATATTTDTATATATATTTATATTTATAATTSFSSYSNIDKNETRQISSLETVSCLSDKCYSNRIKSEMIQKDEKCCERNTLSEDLYNLSCKNYGTSNENNHSNEYINNFYKSEITSRACIDSDHNDKVEYQFREKETLNNNGSNISNDSRSNNESWQDITHNNKLINELNLFEAKKGYNTSKNSSFLRNDVNQERPNFLSKSNKEENFQEYATEEDLSKERNHRIAVKKEYTIDMGKERSQIINFGEKNDKLNLEKNDKQLNFEEKDLCMHCTDDTNNGKGIKTEFRKTCVHKIQALKDVKVHGHTYTPEDVLTNSVCQGGVNNTNSGYSNDDKPIKIVSYLNKTGNRNELMLLNLCNVNDAHTKSGNNGYHSGYYSGDQSGCINGHHSDSHSNSDKHVNHFLPNDDEYYGNANANNSNTQGDSSGNFPQRGRKKYKRKIKLEMVKKCKAAKVKEEKKENTEDEADRANRSNERALKKNVKKEEKEKAMKKKKKKIPGRIYKVIVRGKECWRAEWLVRKNGAEGINVDTQNCITPNLNREKEVGFHSQYNNSMKDDYSENNKDNKNNFTKKSKQFSVSVYGYENAKLFALFELIKYNSVPDRLMEEANICIHNIKKNLLNPKSSSYKPFSGQFLHFLLTDEKNECSSLFYKKLEENINQNFSKYTDAASSRDNKGDESLNGSNVYRCNDSNNVHCFRYNDSNNVHRFLDSDSNNVRHFGCNDSNNSYRFEHNDSNNIYQYHRDSYLNAKEKKESSDQSAFFYDGNNFSSNVNYSNRCNPSYNTNNPSIHNLNNLVYNINSYDLNSRHLANASMIDRNAFMNFSRNSNPNYKIEQRRDILYNNISSNASKYIINGSNNDNSNDNSNDNSNDNSNDNNNDNNNDNNNDNNNDNNNDNNNDNNNDNNNDNNNDNITDSSTHNTTSNSNANNTCPYRNSFFREALNGLKSKQSNASYSSGFMYDTGNSRDTATIMRCGTSTNPSLHTSLDICTTSIDTSSNGNTCMNSHCDIRRAADNLQRNSILYRTFLNSNTHNMHNEIAKMNPNYSTKIQNHNNIMFNHNLSFNPINCSGRNLHSVNT, encoded by the coding sequence ATGGATAAACACTCGTTGGGGTATGAGCATGCTGACCATAGGGGAAGTTCCAAATATGTAAGTAACGAAAATGTATCACTCATTAGTGGAGTGAACACAAGGGTGTGCAGCACAAGAAGCAGCGGTAGCAAAAGCGGAAGCAGTAGTAGCAGCTGCATTGTCGTTGATGGGACTGTCTTCAAAAATCATAATGAGCGAGAAACTGAGTTTATCCGCTCCTTCGTCCATCCGGTTTATCAATGCGATGGAAAAGACGTCCAATATGATAACGGTAAAATGGAAGAAGATAAGGGAAAAAACACTAACTACAATCATAACAGCTCTCATGGGATATGCAACACGATCGATATATGCAGCACACGtggtatatataacaaacaTGACTTGGGTGAAGCTCGAGCCGTAGCAGAGAGTGATAATAATAGTTCTATTCCTCATTCTCGTAAGCCTGAAGAAGACCACAAATCAACAAACAACTTTGAAAATGTAGAAGTGAGTACGAATGAAAAACTTAGCTACTTTCCAGTTAACGCTAATGATGTAAGGGAAAAGGATAAggataaggaaaaaaggagGAACGGATCAGATGACTATATACCCAACCCACCATGTAACAGTACATCGAACAATGAGGATACAAGTAATAACTGTGCTGACAAGAGTAATAGAAAAGTAGACCAACCGGAATGTAGAAACAAATCCAATTTTGtcattattaaaaaactATGTTCTCCCTTAACAAATGTAGATAGAGACATAATggtacaaaataaatatacgaTAGATATGAATGATCAAGAGGGTGATAACTTATCTATGTTGAGTAATAATGAATGTGGGAAAAACAATTCAACGTATgaaaattgttataattttaattctaaTAATACATCGGATGCTCCATCTGACAATAATCAAGGGAGTAAAAATGTAGTTGACTCGTTTTCAATGATTTTAAACCCTCAGAATGATATAACAGAACATGATGAAACCCACTGTAGCAATTCTACAACAACAACagctgctactactactactgctactactactactactgctacggctactactactgatacggctactgctactgctacggctactactactgctacggctactactactgctacggCTGCTACCACGTCTTTCTCTTCCTACAGTAATATAGATAAAAACGAGACACGCCAAATAAGCAGTCTCGAAACAGTCAGCTGCTTAAGTGACAAATGCTATTCCAATCGTATCAAAAGTGAAATGATacaaaaagatgaaaaatgCTGTGAAAGGAATACTCTAAGTGAAGACTTGTATAACTTAAGCTGTAAGAACTATGGAACATCTAACGAAAACAATCATagtaatgaatatattaacaatttttacaaaagtGAGATCACCTCAAGGGCTTGTATTGACAGCGATCATAATGATAAGGTGGAATATCAATTTAGGGAAAAGGAAACATTGAATAACAATGGCAGCAATATCAGTAATGATAGTAGGAGCAATAATGAAAGTTGGCAGGACATtacacataataataaattaataaatgagCTCAATTTGTTTGAAGCCAAAAAAGGGTATAATACATCAAAAAATAGTAGCTTTCTAAGAAACGATGTAAATCAGGAGAGACCTAACTTCCTTTCGAAAAGTAATAAGGAAGAAAATTTTCAAGAGTATGCTACTGAGGAGGATCTATCAAAAGAGAGGAACCACCGCATAGCAgtgaaaaaggaatatacCATAGACATGGGAAAAGAGAGATCtcaaattataaattttgggGAGAAAAACGATAAGTTAAATCTCGAAAAGAATGACAAGCAGTTAAATTTTGAAGAGAAAGACTTATGCATGCATTGTACAGATGATACCAACAACGGAAAGGGTATAAAAACTGAATTCAGAAAaacatgtgtacataaaaTACAAGCTTTAAAAGATGTAAAAGTGCACggacacacatacacacctGAAGATGTGTTAACTAACAGTGTTTGCCAAGGTGGAGTTAACAATACGAATAGTGGATATAGCAATGACGATAAACCGATTAAGATTGTTTCTTATTTGAATAAGACGGGTAATAGGAATGAGCTTATGTTACTAAACTTATGTAATGTTAATGATGCACACACTAAGAGTGGGAATAATGGATATCATAGTGGATATTATAGTGGCGATCAAAGTGGATGTATTAATGGACATCATAGTGATTCCCACAGTAACAGTGATAAACACGTGAATCATTTCTTACCAAACGATGACGAGTACTATGGAAATGCGAATGCTAACAACTCAAACACACAGGGGGATTCAAGTGGAAATTTCCCTCAGAGAGGAAGGAAAAAGTacaagagaaaaataaagctCGAAATGGTCAAAAAATGCAAAGCCGCAAAAGTTaaggaagagaaaaaagaaaacacaGAAGATGAAGCAGACAGGGCTAACAGATCCAATGAAAGGGCATTAAAGAAAAACGTTAAAAAggaagagaaagaaaaagcaatgaaaaagaaaaagaagaaaattccAGGAAGAATATACAAAGTCATTGTGAGGGGTAAGGAATGTTGGAGGGCGGAATGGCTTGTCCGAAAAAATGGCGCAGAAGGAATTAACGTAGATACCCAAAATTGTATTACCCCCAATTTGAACAGAGAAAAAGAAGTGGGCTTCCATTCACAGTACAACAATAGCATGAAGGATGATTAtagtgaaaataataaagataacaaaaacaattttactaaaaaaagCAAGCAATTTTCTGTGTCAGTATATGGTTATGAAAATGCTAAGTTATTTGCGTTGTTTGaacttattaaatataattcagtACCGGACAGGTTAATGGAAGAAGCAAATATATGCATtcataacataaaaaaaaatttactaaatCCTAAGAGTTCATCTTATAAGCCTTTTAGTGGTCAGTTCTTGCATTTTCTTTTGACTGATGAGAAAAATGAAtgttcttcattattttataaaaaactgGAGGAAAACATTAATCAGAATTTTAGTAAGTACACTGATGCTGCTTCTAGTCGTGATAATAAAGGGGACGAGTCCCTCAATGGTAGTAACGTTTACCGATGTAATGACAGTAATAATGTACACTGCTTCAGATACAACGATAGTAACAACGTTCATCGTTTCCTAGACAGTGATAGCAATAACGTACGCCACTTCGGATGCAATGACAGTAATAATTCTTACCGCTTCGAACAtaatgatagtaataatatttaccAGTACCATAGGGATTCTTATCTGAATGCTAAGGAGAAGAAGGAAAGCTCTGACCAGTCAGCATTTTTCTATGATGGAAATAATTTCAGTAGCAACGTTAATTATAGCAATAGATGTAACCCCTCATACAATACAAACAATCCATCAATCCATAATTTAAACAATTtagtttataatataaactcGTATGACTTAAATTCTAGGCATCTAGCTAATGCTTCTATGATAGACAGAAATGCGTTCATGAATTTTTCTAGAAATTCTAATcctaattataaaattgaaCAAAGAAGAGATATTCTATACAATAACATCAGCAGTAATGCcagcaaatatataattaatggTAGCAATAATGATAACAGTAATGATAACAGTAATGATAACAGTAATGATAACAGTAATGATaacaataatgataacaataatgataacaataatgataacaataatgataacaataatgataacaataatgataacaataatgataacaataatgataacaataatgataacaTTACTGATAGCAGTACTCATAACACTACTAGTAACAGTAATGCTAATAATACCTGTCCATACAGAAACAGCTTCTTCCGTGAAGCGTTAAACGGATTGAAGAGTAAGCAGAGTAACGCGAGTTACAGTTCAGGCTTTATGTATGACACTGGTAATTCCAGAGATACAGCTACAATTATGAGATGCGGTACGTCCACAAACCCTTCCCTGCATACTTCCTTGGACATATGCACTACTAGCATTGACACCTCTAGCAATGGCAACACCTGTATGAACAGCCACTGTGATATAAGACGTGCTGCAGATAACCTACAAAGAAATTCCATACTGTACAGAACGTTTTTGAATTCGAATACTCACAACATGCATAATGAAATTGCCAAAATGAATCCTAACTATTCAACAAAAATTCAGAATCATAACAATATCATGTTTAACCATAACCTTAGCTTTAACCCTATAAATTGCAGTGGTCGTAACCTCCATAGCGTAAATACTTAG
- a CDS encoding PP-loop family protein, whose amino-acid sequence MNSSSSMNSSSSMNSSSSMNNNVNVSDKNSEMRGCHVYMYPSLDKRIKNLVSQAKNLEEHVHYHNNIFNAYLKNKYYDSVSRSTTGDNIFINEYTKMQNSLYDSFFLEKTRNDLITINKIMYQNNVYLKIFNFLEFLLLPSKFIQMEILYNIVKKYASGSFSYRHIERVYNTLFLFVRQNYLYGHAQMCKDGVNMNNEYKLKQNEHFAKKSNSEDMQTVIYATPQQTQLNRKNDMKQKFITIDLNARNKILVNNNFFRIINIPSKEKEDVEGNMEKKNVPHEIRQKSSIIYIHDNISATITRKKEEDSINEPLEININNIANKLANILYITNVSMRENFELRNNLPYAKFINDMKSYCVNLIQSINNLSSTFYNLSCLPVHTIPRNPYNNVQDVNTITNNISVDDSVDKIKENKNLLSTFHAKYKKSEDFKNIVKRIEIFNDHVFSALNNLEHIKIPGKYEQAIIFGNVLSERLKNKQKDYEHLELYIAKINYGLF is encoded by the exons ATGAATAGCTCGAGCAGCATGAATAGTTCGAGCAGCATGAATAGCTCGAGCAGCATGAATAACAACGTAAATGTATCTGACAAAAATTCCGAAATGAGAGGGTGCCATGTGTACATGTACCCCTCTTTAGATAAgcgaataaaaaatttggtaTCTCAAGCAAAGAATTTAGAAGAACATGTGCATTAtcataataacatatttaatgcatacctaaaaaataaatattacgaTTCTGTAAGTAGAAGTACTACTGGAGataatatctttattaatGAGTATACAAAAATGCAGAATAGTTTGTATGACTCCttctttttagaaaaaacaagaaaCGATTTAATTACAATCAATAAAATCATGTATCaaaataatgtttatttaaaaatttttaactttcTTGAGTTTTTACTTTTACCTTCAAAATTTATTCAAATGGAAATACTATATAATATCGTAAAAAAGTATGCAAGTGGCTCTTTTAGTTATAGGCACATTGAACGGGTTTACAATACGctgtttttatttgtacgccagaattatttatatggGCATGCTCAAATGTGTAAAGATGGTGTCAATATGAATAACGAATATAAGTTAAAACAAAACGAGCATTTCGCAAAGAAGAGCAATAGTGAGGATATGCAAACTGTGATATACGCAACTCCACAGCAGACGCAATTGAATCGAAAGAATGACATGAAGCAGAAATTCATAACTATAGATCTAAACGCCCGAAATAAAATTCtcgttaataataattttttccggATTATTAACATTCCCAGTAAAGAGAAGGAAGATGTAGAGGGAaacatggaaaaaaaaaatgtaccaCATGAAATTAGACAGAAAAGttccattatatatattcatgatAACATATCAGCAACGATTACCC GCAAAAAAGAGGAGGATTCAATAAACGAGCCGTTGGAAATAAACATTAACAACATTGCAAATAAATTGgcgaatatattatatataactaacGTTTCAATGagagaaaattttgaattaagaaataatttacCATATGccaaatttataaatgatatgAAATCCTACTGTGTAAATTTAATACAGtcaattaataatttaagtagtactttttataatttatcgTGCTTACCTGTTCATACGATACCTCGAAATCCATATAACAATGTCCAGGATGTGAATACAATCACTAACAATATTAGTGTAGATGATTCTGTggacaaaataaaagaaaataaaaatttactttcAACCTTTCACgcgaaatataaaaaaagtgaagATTTTAAGAACATTGTTAAACGAATTGAAATTTTCAATGATCATGTTTTTTCAGCTTTAAATAATCTTGAACACATTAAAATTCCaggaaaatatgaacaggCAATAATTTTTGGAAATGTACTCTCGGAacgtttaaaaaataaacaaaaagattATGAGCACTTGGAATTGTACATTgctaaaataaattatggtCTCTTTTAG
- a CDS encoding PP-loop family protein, which translates to MHLVLLLYILYIICHEYLTKCIYLKNAPKIDLNFLRVHFDSIKRKRLNKNVNLKIEKQINDIVLGQIDERGKRKTLLTKHECTGKEDDDDSERGERRDIRRKLFLKNICSLINDENDEKTKELEELKINYSSLISPRISSVSSVGSVGNVGNVGSVGSVDNVGSTDDGSAFATPRKDLIQGINVENQEEIQLVEAYWLCTLRNKYFFSFLKNKKNLLFSVSAGVDSLCLLYSFLFVIYKIIITYAHKDSDSYTSLMNRINSAYTYTHVDISKLIYRNKSEHVHFFASILKNITVLYCNHKTRDECKTERKFLKNICKIYNLKFRTKILTSSSLRKMRKKNESQGVNKNMNNFLLLARTWRRNSYVELTRQICKEEKSGSDDEAVEVAKEMVKSVEGMAGQVVGDRVRGRIFQMVNALPCTLGIRHNYTYKKYTSAIDTYIRISCKKNIMNILLRSQSMNEKNFHSLDSTIWNVLKKIKSLVFIGHHKNDSNETVLFQFFRGIFIKNIRGITYLTYFKNCFLYRPFVKLNKISLFNYMRSINKSWMFDRSNEKIHISRNFLRHVVIPNISFVLKDKGGVKSRLDTFSPSVDGSTPTFSSLYMNNDTILSASDQRYSEEKKKKK; encoded by the coding sequence atgcatctcgttttacttttatacatcttatatattatttgtcaTGAGTACTTaacaaaatgtatatatttaaaaaatgcacCAAAAATAGACTTAAACTTTTTAAGAGTACATTTTGATAgcataaaaagaaaacgaCTTAATAAGaatgttaatttaaaaatagagaaaCAGATTAACGATATTGTGTTGGGACAAATAGATGAAaggggaaaaagaaaaacgcTGTTAACCAAACATGAATGCACAGGAAAGGAAGACGATGATGATAGTGAAAGGGGGGAAAGGAGGGATATACGAAGAAAACTTTTTCTGAAAAATATTTGCTCATTaataaatgatgaaaatgacGAAAAGACGAAGGAGCTAGAGGAATTGAAAATAAACTACAGCAGTTTGATAAGTCCAAGGATTAGCAGTGTTAGCAGTGTTGGCAGTGTTGGCAATGTTGGCAATGTTGGCAGTGTTGGTAGTGTTGACAATGTTGGCAGCACAGATGACGGTTCTGCGTTTGCTACCCCGCGCAAGGACTTAATACAGGGAATAAACGTAGAAAACCAAGAAGAGATACAACTCGTGGAAGCCTACTGGTTGTGCACACTGAggaacaaatattttttttcatttttaaaaaataaaaaaaatttactattCAGTGTAAGTGCAGGTGTAGATTCACTGTGTCTTCTTTATTCCttcctttttgttatttacaaaattataataacgtATGCACACAAAGATAGCGACAGTTATACATCTTTAATGAACAGAATAAACAGTGCATATACCTACACTCATGTAGATATTAGCAAATTAATTTACAGAAATAAATCTGAgcatgttcatttttttgcctccattttaaaaaacattactGTTCTTTATTGCAATCATAAGACAAGAGATGAATGCAAGACAGAaaggaaatttttaaaaaatatttgcaaGATTTACAATTTGAAATTTAGAACGAAAATATTAACAAGTAGTAGTTTGAGGAAGATgaggaagaaaaatgaaagtcAGGgcgttaataaaaatatgaacaattttttacTGTTAGCAAGGACCTGGCGAAGGAATTCGTATGTGGAGCTAACCAGGCAGATATGCAAAGAGGAGAAGAGTGGTTCGGATGATGAAGCGGTAGAAGTGGCAAAAGAGATGGTTAAATCTGTAGAAGGGATGGCTGGTCAAGTGGTGGGTGACCGAGTGAGGGGAAGGATTTTCCAAATGGTGAATGCCCTCCCCTGTACATTGGGCATAAGGCACAACTATACGTACAAAAAGTACACGTCAGCTATAGACACATACATAAGGATTAGttgtaagaaaaatattatgaacatattGTTAAGAAGCCAAAGTATGAATGAGAAGAATTTTCATTCCTTAGACAGTACTATTTGGaatgttttgaaaaaaattaaatctcTAGTATTTATAGGTCATCATAAAAATGATAGCAATGAAACTGTGTTGTTTCAATTTTTTAGaggaatatttattaaaaatataagggGTATAACATAcctaacatattttaaaaactgTTTCTTATACAGACCTTttgttaaattaaataaaataagccTTTTTAACTACATGAGatctataaataaaagttGGATGTTCGATCGATCAAATGAAAAGATTCATATTTCAAGAAATTTTCTTAGACATGTTGTAATACCGAACATATCTTTCGTATTAAAGGATAAAGGGGGTGTGAAAAGTAGATTAGACACCTTTTCACCAAGCGTTGATGGTAGTACGCCTACTTTTTCATCTCTTTATATGAACAACGATACGATATTATCTGCGTCTGATCAAAGATATagtgaagagaaaaaaaaaaaaaaatga
- a CDS encoding DEAD box ATP-dependent RNA helicase, with amino-acid sequence MQGRSLLLLNELEGHYLFILYKNNIIISSISKNYLNYIYKENNLLYTLLKYKRRNKNVSENSLQKSNYITNNLIKVKKEDNNYDYNLEGEQIKLCNEELQNYGDNIDKGETFNFFYNSQIRHVEWHKHNHLLCSCELMYRSLLGFYCEKNENFKFEKWQVPSLIKNIIYSFGYFENFYITKSMAARLQVLNAPDVYIKFHAKSKSVLMSALPSYKGYKSRINELNHKCYAGGSSTRSSMSRSMSNSSNNVIYNGKESTSTESYNGSGISLGHTRVNRTILEENSRMMDEYTKGEKCKKTFIKKCPLYFPIQKYLL; translated from the coding sequence ATGCAAGGAAGAagcttattattattaaacgAATTAGAGGgacattatttatttattttgtataaaaataatattattattagtagcATAAgtaagaattatttaaattatatatataaggagAACAATTTGTTATATACTTTGTTGAAGTATAAAAGACGCAATAAAAATGTGAGTGAGAATAGCTTACAAAAGAGcaattatataacaaataatttaataaaggTTAAGAAAGAAGACAATAATTATGATTACAATTTGGAGGGGgaacaaattaaattatgtaatgAAGAACTACAAAATTATGGTGATAATATAGACAAAGGGGAAacgttcaattttttttataattctcaGATAAGACATGTTGAATGGCATAAACATAATCATTTATTATGTTCATGTGAATTGATGTACAGATCATTACTAGGTTTTTATTgtgaaaaaaacgaaaattttaaatttgaaaaatggcAAGTACCaagtttaattaaaaatatcatttattcttttggctattttgaaaatttttatataacaaaatccATGGCTGCGAGACTTCAAGTTCTGAATGCGCCTGACGTGTACATAAAATTTCATGCAAAATCCAAGAGTGTGTTAATGTCTGCACTGCCGTCTTACAAAGGGTACAAGTCCAGAATTAACGAATTAAACCACAAATGTTATGCGGGAGGAAGTTCTACGAGAAGTTCAATGAGCAGATCAATGAGCAATTCGTCAAATAACgtaatatataatggaaaGGAGTCCACGTCTACCGAATCCTACAATGGAAGCGGCATTTCTTTGGGGCATACTCGAGTAAATCGAACTATTTTAGAAGAAAATTCAAGAATGATGGACGAATATACAAAGGgagaaaaatgcaaaaaaacatttataaaaaaatgtcctttatattttccaattcagaaatatttattataa